From Camelina sativa cultivar DH55 chromosome 20, Cs, whole genome shotgun sequence, the proteins below share one genomic window:
- the LOC104770817 gene encoding uncharacterized protein LOC104770817 isoform X2 → MQAVNHRWNFETGNWEVFIFTSHYNRLWKDANEWNRKLEKQQEKAPSKIDLLDERDCRELGIDGELPVGDSVRAGRAPPKQIVAVVRPACFTSSTPSKKLDQLKLEQKHIVKMDEEMVMVVKLLDTNMKPSDKNVKPVYSQRLCPTSRKGISGLYIFSLGSKLPNLFKKAGTYKFSFSIGNSIKCNKTVVVRPSSKVARWELDDNLESLPCNVQVGSSLPPFRITCFDEYKNRIPFTTVPSLEVELEANPRFLLKIDQIEADLIDSGSILKIENMLVETGELDQIRPTYEATLEIRAMDKPFSVSVACKVNPGPPERVAVNNPKALDNLLPGSTVEDFILEMFDGYNNHVAEGTDVLIHIDGYRIEDWMGVNRKVDGRGCIDLSGLLKVTEGYGKSVSLSVIYGNEVIFRKESQIEERELRLVKELPECCAAGSNLVNLIFQVTDSEGSLDASIHHDEKSGWFHTMSIESDSSSVESEIRYAFVHGSCRVPSLSLPENEGVFAFRVFHSRYPELHLSLKTQVTSASSYEREGTGYSTPYPRTTTPPESGIPLITNPGLTPCSQIGVLAIRSSSLALSSQTSLMDMAQYAESLKEKINTYEEYRFEVDKHLESLQAEHEHAEQELSALQASLEPLGASFPECLSTKESMMKQIEEKHHDTAASVFCCLYREAPPPQSFFLSNKGMFGVVALLGSVASTSLSRVLSEYLGKDTMLSLVCKSSQFGQKSDEYRKLQSEAASHGRTITNRFLVICLDATRPWRNGVVKNDPQKRLAMDSPYLPNGDPIPGFKGYGVNMIHLNSEELDIQSNSGHGLRETLFYGIFGELQVYETAEDLEAALPHINGDAVSLDGVIARENGFIYSGCCTPEVHFPITVTEKQEKALVRMEIARGKKRKAEKEIAEENSKKRRLVKKLKKATEKYECLTATADS, encoded by the exons ATGCAAGCTGTCAATCATCGATGGAATTTCGAAACTGGAAATTGGGAGGTCTTTATCTTTACCAGTCACTATAATCGACTCTGGAAAG ATGCAAACGAATGGAATAGAAAACTTGAGAAGCAACAGGAAAAGGCACCGTCAAAAATTGATTTGCTGGATGAGAGAGATTGCAGAGAATTGGGCATTGATGGG GAATTACCAGTTGGTGATTCCGTGCGTGCTGGGCGAGCTCCCCCAAAACAGATTGTAGCAGTTGTCCGACCTGCATGCTTCACGTCTTCAACACCGTCCAAGAAGTTGGACCAGTTGAAGTTGGAACAGAAACATATTGTTAAGATGGATGAAGAAATGGTCATGGTAGTAAAATTGCTAGACACAAATATGAAACCGAGTGATAAGAATGTCAAACCTGTGTATTCGCAGCGCTTGTGTCCTACATCTCGTAAAGGGATTAGTGGTCTCTACATTTTTTCACTTGGGTCCAAGTTACCGAACCTTTTCAAGAAAGCTGGCACTTACAAATTTTCTTTCTCCATT GGAAATTCGATTAAGTGCAACAAAACGGTGGTTGTTAGGCCTTCTTCAAAGGTAGCAAGGTGGGAACTTGACGATAATCTGGAATCCCTTCCATGCAATGTTCA GGTGGGTTCTTCTCTTCCACCATTCCGTATCACTTGCTTTGATGAGTACAAAAACCGGATCCCGTTCACTACTGTTCCAAGCCTGGAAGTTGAACTGGAAGCTAACCCTAGATTCCTACTCAAGATTGATCAAATTGAGGCCGACCTGATAGATAGTGGATCAATTCTTAAAATTGAG AATATGCTCGTTGAGACTGGTGAGTTAGACCAGATCAGGCCAACTTACGAAGCAACCTTAGAGATACGCGCAATGGACAAGCCTTTTTCTGTCTCGGTTGCTTGTAAAG TTAATCCCGGGCCTCCGGAACGAGTTGCTGTGAATAATCCCAAGGCTTTGGATAATTTGCTTCCCGGTTCTACTGTTGAAGATTTTATCCTTGAG ATGTTCGATGGATATAATAACCATGTTGCAGAGGGGACCGATGTTCTGATACATATTGATGGGTACCGTATCGAAGACTGGATGGGCGTCAACCGTAAG GTTGATGGTCGTGGCTGCATTGATCTCTCTGGCCTTCTTAAAGTCACAGAAGGCTATGGGAAATCTG TATCACTGTCCGTAATATATGGTAATGAAGTTATCTTCAGGAAAGAGTCTCAAATTGAGGAACGAGAGCTAAGACTTGTAAAAGAG CTGCCCGAATGCTGTGCTGCTGGTTCAAATCTCGTGAACCTCATCTTCCAAGTGACGGATTCAGAGGGTTCTTTGGATGCTAGCATCCATCATGACGAAAAATCTGGGTGGTTCCATACAATGAGCATTGAATCTGATTCAAGTAGCGTTGAGAGCGAAATCAGATATGCCTTTGTCCATGGATCCTGCAGAGTTCCTTCTCTTTCCCTCCCAGAGAACGAGGGTGTCTTTGCTTTCAGGGTGTTCCATTCGCGATACCCTGAGCTGCATTTGAGCTTAAAG ACTCAGGTAACATCTGCTTCCTCATATGAAAGAGAAGGGACTGGGTATTCAACACCTTATCCAAGGACGACTACACCACCTGAATCAGGAATCCCTTTAATCACAAATCCAGGGCTGACTCCATGTTCACAGATTGGAGTGTTGGCCATTAGGTCATCTTCATTGGCTCTCAGTAGCCAAACTAGCCTGATGGATATGGCACAGTACGCTGAG agcttaaaagaaaaaatcaatacatACGAAGAATACCGATTTGAAGTAGATAAGCACCTAGAAAGTTTGCAGGCTGAACATGAACATGCTGAGCAAGAGTTGAGTGCGCTGCAAG cttctctGGAACCTCTTGGTGCATCGTTCCCAGAATGCCTATCCACAAAAGAATCTATGATGAAACAAATCGAAGAGAAGCATCATGACACTGCAGCATCGGTTTTCTGCTGTCTGTACAGAGAGGCTCCACCTCCACAgtctttttttctgtcaaacAAAGGAATGTTTGGCGTTGTAGCGCTTCTCGGTTCAGTTGCCTCCACCTCCCTTAGCAG GGTTTTGTCTGAATATTTGGGGAAAGACACAATGCTTTCATTGGTGTGCAAATCATCACAATTTGGACAGAAAAGCGATGAGTATCGCAAGCTTCAATCTGAAGCAGCTAGCCACGGACGAACTATCACCAATCGGTTTCTTGTTATTTGTCTTGATGCAACCAG ACCTTGGAGGAATGGAGTTGTGAAGAATGATCCTCAGAAGAGATTAGCCATGGATAGCCCTTACCTGCCGAATGGAGATCCTATTCCCGGTTTCAAAGGCTACGGTGTGAACATGATACACTTAAATTCAGAGGAGCTGGATATACAATCAAACTCGGGTCATGGGCTTAGAGAGACGCTATTCTATGGGATTTTTGGAGAGTTGCAGGTATATGAGACCGCAGAGGATCTCGAAGCAGCTCTTCCTCACATCAATGGAGACGCTGTGTCTCTAGATGGTGTGATCGCCAGAGAAAACGGTTTCATATACTCTGGTTGCTG TACACCGGAAGTTCATTTTCCAATAACCGTAACGGAGAAGCAAGAGAAGGCATTGGTGCGAATGGAAATAGCAAGAGGCAAAAAGAGAAAGGCTGAGAAGGAGATCGCCGAGGAGAATAGTAAGAAGCGTAGGTTGGTGAAAAAGTTGAAGAAGGCAACGGAGAAGTACGAATGTTTAACAGCTACGGCAGActcttag